A genomic window from Gemmatimonadaceae bacterium includes:
- a CDS encoding cytochrome c gives MSAKVSMRVLAALVLPLALAACDPKDWITDMQQQPSVNTWQKFSMDAAAGDTIAFRGQPQGSVPVTGVTVAEWEVSYTPSMQAVDSLSRVPNPVAVDARSIANGYRLYQVNCAVCHGDAGDGRGTLATVSGIAFVPAINGAATQARSDGYIWGMLRNGRGLMGNFNRIPERERWDVVNYVRGLQGRYPVPTGITLKPGEAAAFSGVSAVAPNVPHAYVRPSTAGIVPKAPKAADEHDDHEGH, from the coding sequence GTGAGCGCTAAGGTCTCGATGCGCGTCCTCGCGGCGCTCGTCCTCCCGCTGGCCCTCGCGGCCTGCGACCCCAAGGACTGGATCACCGATATGCAGCAGCAGCCCTCGGTGAACACCTGGCAGAAGTTCTCGATGGACGCCGCCGCCGGCGACACCATCGCCTTCCGCGGCCAGCCGCAGGGCTCGGTGCCCGTCACCGGCGTCACGGTGGCCGAGTGGGAAGTGTCCTACACGCCGTCGATGCAGGCGGTGGACTCGCTCTCGCGTGTGCCGAACCCGGTGGCCGTCGACGCCCGTTCCATCGCCAACGGCTATCGGCTTTATCAGGTCAACTGCGCCGTCTGCCACGGCGACGCCGGCGACGGACGCGGCACGCTGGCCACGGTCTCCGGCATCGCCTTCGTGCCTGCCATCAACGGCGCCGCGACGCAGGCGCGCAGCGACGGCTACATCTGGGGAATGCTGCGCAACGGGCGCGGCCTGATGGGCAACTTCAACCGCATCCCGGAGCGCGAGCGCTGGGACGTGGTCAACTACGTGCGCGGCCTCCAGGGCCGGTACCCAGTCCCGACGGGCATCACCCTCAAGCCGGGCGAGGCGGCCGCCTTCAGCGGCGTCTCCGCGGTCGCTCCGAACGTGCCACACGCCTACGTCCGTCCTTCCACCGCCGGCATCGTCCCCAAGGCTCCCAAGGCCGCGGACGAGCACGACGATCACGAGGGGCACTGA
- a CDS encoding redoxin domain-containing protein codes for MSLTVPAVGAPAPDFTLDATDGSRVSLAAYRGQRNVLLAFFPLAFTSTCTAELCAFTDDFDVFAEQDVVVIPISVDAVPSLKAFKAQYGMKVELASDFKREASRAYGTLMEHTFFSNRAYFLIDKQGILRWRYVEETPGTRRENAEILAEIAKLKA; via the coding sequence ATGTCCTTGACCGTCCCGGCGGTTGGCGCACCCGCCCCCGACTTTACGCTCGATGCCACCGACGGCTCGCGCGTCTCGCTCGCGGCGTACCGTGGCCAGCGGAACGTGCTGCTGGCGTTCTTCCCGCTGGCCTTCACGTCCACCTGCACGGCCGAGCTCTGCGCGTTCACCGACGACTTCGATGTCTTCGCCGAGCAGGACGTGGTCGTCATTCCCATCAGCGTCGACGCCGTGCCGTCGCTGAAGGCCTTCAAGGCGCAGTACGGGATGAAGGTCGAGCTGGCCTCGGACTTCAAGCGCGAGGCCTCGCGTGCCTACGGCACGTTGATGGAGCATACGTTCTTCTCCAACCGCGCGTACTTCCTCATCGACAAGCAGGGCATCCTGCGCTGGCGCTACGTCGAGGAGACGCCGGGCACGCGACGCGAGAACGCGGAAATCCTGGCGGAGATCGCGAAGCTGAAGGCGTAG
- a CDS encoding Hsp20/alpha crystallin family protein, translating into MYRTTLAPLGSLRREMDRLFDDAFFRAAPAPASWTPAVDIHETKDAWQFELELPGVSPEQVEVTAEQKVLRIRGEKAATRRDEQEGRWISLERVTGSFERSFRLPSNVREDGIEARFAHGVLTVTVPKAEVPVARRIEVKA; encoded by the coding sequence GTGTATCGCACGACTCTGGCCCCCCTCGGTTCCCTGCGCCGCGAGATGGACCGCCTCTTCGACGACGCGTTCTTCCGCGCCGCCCCTGCCCCGGCCAGCTGGACGCCGGCGGTGGACATCCACGAGACCAAGGACGCGTGGCAGTTCGAGCTCGAGCTGCCGGGCGTGAGCCCCGAGCAGGTCGAGGTCACGGCGGAGCAGAAGGTGCTGCGCATCCGTGGCGAGAAGGCCGCCACCCGCCGCGACGAGCAGGAGGGCCGCTGGATCAGCTTGGAGCGCGTGACTGGGAGCTTCGAGCGCAGCTTCCGCCTGCCGAGCAACGTCCGCGAGGACGGCATCGAGGCCCGCTTCGCGCACGGCGTGCTCACGGTGACGGTGCCGAAGGCCGAGGTGCCGGTGGCGCGGCGGATTGAGGTGAAGGCGTAA
- a CDS encoding PAS domain-containing protein gives MSTPPAPEITGEGRAARALSALAGISAELASARALENTVDRALATLRGFLEGEQVSLWLHTPQGLSMSWSAGKDTTSEEDVRKGLRLGDSLQVVRDLEVAPIILGDRRVGALVVRTSRALGDEERMLLTALANLFAPELAHAERSRQLEVEVAARTAEIERGRRFTEKIIDSLPLGLYVIDREYRIQSWNRKRETGMQGVSREEALGRTIFEILHRQPAEMLRREFDDVFSTGRMQEYQMESVASGEARTYRITKIPMRLGDGPVSHVITIGEDVTDWKEAQERFSQAEKLAAIGQLAAGVMHEINNPLATIAACAESLGYRIEDLEKSGVTLAPETHDFLGIIENEVVRCKQIVDGLLDFSRPKQARKERVNLNDVVERTLFLLKHHVRFKKLTVQTELDPTIGRVPQANSEQLVQVLMALLINAMDAMGEKGTVRIVTQAGSDPKRGAILEVIDQGHGIAKGEVAKIFEPFYTTKAPGQGTGLGLSICYGIVQEHGGVIEVDSTLGQGSTFRVVLPVVAL, from the coding sequence GTGTCCACCCCTCCTGCCCCCGAGATTACCGGCGAAGGCCGGGCTGCCCGCGCCCTCTCGGCCCTGGCGGGCATCAGCGCCGAGCTGGCCTCGGCGCGCGCCTTGGAGAACACGGTGGACCGCGCGCTGGCCACGTTACGCGGCTTTCTTGAGGGCGAGCAGGTGTCGCTGTGGCTGCACACGCCGCAGGGGCTGTCGATGTCCTGGTCCGCGGGCAAGGACACGACCAGTGAGGAGGACGTCCGCAAGGGCCTGCGCCTGGGCGACTCGCTGCAAGTGGTGCGCGATCTCGAGGTGGCCCCGATCATCCTCGGCGACCGCCGCGTGGGCGCGTTGGTCGTGCGGACCTCGCGTGCGCTCGGCGACGAGGAGCGGATGCTGCTGACGGCATTGGCGAATCTCTTCGCGCCGGAACTGGCGCACGCCGAACGCTCACGGCAGCTGGAAGTGGAGGTGGCGGCGCGGACGGCCGAGATCGAACGCGGGCGTCGCTTCACCGAAAAGATCATCGACTCGCTGCCGCTCGGGTTGTACGTGATCGATCGCGAGTACCGCATTCAATCGTGGAACCGCAAGCGCGAGACCGGGATGCAGGGCGTCTCCCGCGAGGAGGCGCTCGGGCGCACGATCTTCGAGATCCTGCACCGCCAGCCGGCCGAAATGCTGCGGCGCGAGTTCGACGACGTGTTCTCCACTGGGCGGATGCAGGAGTACCAGATGGAGTCGGTGGCGTCGGGCGAGGCGCGCACCTACCGCATCACCAAGATTCCGATGCGCCTCGGCGACGGGCCGGTGAGCCACGTCATCACGATCGGCGAGGACGTCACGGACTGGAAGGAGGCGCAGGAGCGCTTCTCGCAGGCCGAGAAGCTGGCGGCCATCGGGCAGCTGGCGGCCGGTGTGATGCACGAGATCAACAACCCGCTGGCAACGATCGCCGCCTGCGCCGAGTCGCTGGGGTACCGCATCGAGGACCTCGAGAAGAGCGGCGTGACGCTGGCGCCGGAGACGCACGACTTCCTCGGCATCATCGAGAACGAGGTGGTGCGCTGCAAGCAGATCGTGGACGGCCTGCTCGACTTCTCGCGGCCCAAGCAGGCGCGCAAGGAGCGGGTGAACCTCAACGACGTCGTCGAGCGCACGTTGTTCCTGCTCAAGCACCACGTGCGGTTCAAGAAGCTCACCGTGCAGACCGAATTGGATCCGACCATCGGCCGGGTGCCGCAGGCCAACTCCGAGCAGCTCGTGCAGGTGCTGATGGCGCTGCTGATCAACGCGATGGATGCGATGGGCGAGAAGGGCACGGTGCGCATCGTGACGCAGGCCGGCTCCGATCCGAAGCGCGGCGCCATCCTCGAGGTCATCGACCAAGGGCACGGGATCGCCAAGGGAGAAGTCGCCAAGATCTTCGAGCCGTTCTACACGACCAAGGCGCCGGGGCAGGGGACGGGCCTCGGGCTCTCCATCTGCTATGGCATCGTGCAGGAGCACGGCGGCGTGATCGAGGTGGACAGCACGCTGGGCCAGGGCAGCACCTTCCGTGTGGTGTTGCCGGTGGTGGCGCTATGA
- a CDS encoding response regulator transcription factor encodes MKVLVIEDDPTVGQFVKRGLEEARWTVDLVADGEEGEQLAKNQPYDLVVLDLRLPGRSGQQVLRNLRARGFEKPVLVLTAQDAVDAKVETLRAGADDYVTKPFAFEELLARVEALARRPRSIVSPKVTLADLEVDLDAREVRRAGEPIELTPKEFLVLEYLARHAGRVLSRTLITEYAWGYHFDPGTNIVDVVINHLRKKIDAPHDKKLIHTVRGVGYVLKS; translated from the coding sequence ATGAAGGTGCTGGTCATCGAGGACGATCCGACCGTGGGCCAGTTCGTCAAGCGCGGCCTCGAGGAGGCGCGGTGGACGGTGGACCTCGTCGCCGACGGCGAAGAGGGCGAGCAGTTGGCCAAGAACCAGCCCTACGACCTTGTCGTCCTGGACCTGCGCCTGCCGGGGCGCTCCGGGCAGCAGGTGCTCCGCAACTTGCGTGCGCGCGGCTTCGAGAAGCCGGTGCTCGTCCTGACGGCGCAGGACGCGGTGGATGCCAAGGTCGAGACGCTGCGCGCCGGCGCCGACGACTACGTCACCAAGCCCTTCGCCTTTGAGGAGCTTCTTGCGCGGGTCGAGGCCCTGGCGCGGCGGCCGCGCAGCATCGTCTCCCCGAAGGTCACGCTGGCCGACCTCGAGGTGGACCTCGATGCCCGCGAGGTCCGTCGCGCCGGCGAGCCGATCGAGCTCACGCCGAAGGAGTTCCTGGTCCTCGAGTACCTGGCGCGGCACGCGGGGCGCGTCCTGAGCCGCACGCTGATCACCGAGTACGCCTGGGGCTACCACTTCGATCCCGGCACCAACATCGTCGACGTGGTCATCAACCACCTGCGCAAGAAGATCGACGCGCCGCACGACAAGAAGCTCATCCACACGGTGCGCGGCGTCGGATACGTGCTCAAGTCGTGA
- a CDS encoding HAMP domain-containing histidine kinase → MKSIRGRLTISYVVALTATLVIFAGILWSATQTAATRSLQRRADLVADLATIVLQQGASDIAVVITEDSLVGQKLEPRIRRSLDLLPGYVIIADSARVLYTSPAVERLSFNDRNRLVSSVFRRTPEQPAANVRMDSTANVFIVAHFERPSRRIPVARVVAGESVAELAWKDSALFLPILVTLPLILALSALVSWLLAGSALRPVDRLIYDLEAIQDGRSLHRRLHVDVEGNEIDRLAMTLNAMMARLEGSFAALRRFTADASHELKTPLTVLRADIERAMQSPHAAEDQLPALEEALAETRRMADLVDSLLTLARADEGRYDLHREPVALAPLVADVAETAQMLGEASNVSVELERADNVTVEGDVVRLRQLFLNLASNAVKYSGAQGNVSIALEDRGDHVAYVVKDSGMGIAAADLPYIFDRFWRADRVRSRTGERGGVGLGLAIAQWIAHAHGGFISVGSRLGRGSTFTVQLPLRPSGRPGPGPANPHGRLSET, encoded by the coding sequence GTGAAGTCCATCCGCGGGCGGCTCACGATCAGCTATGTGGTGGCCCTCACGGCCACGCTCGTGATCTTCGCGGGCATTCTCTGGAGCGCCACGCAGACCGCTGCGACACGTTCGCTGCAGCGCCGCGCCGACCTCGTCGCCGACCTGGCGACCATCGTGCTGCAGCAGGGCGCCTCGGACATCGCCGTCGTCATCACCGAAGACTCGCTCGTCGGCCAGAAGCTCGAGCCGCGCATCCGGCGTTCGCTGGACCTGCTGCCCGGCTACGTCATCATCGCGGACTCTGCGCGCGTGCTCTACACCAGCCCGGCCGTGGAACGGCTCAGCTTCAACGACCGCAACCGCCTGGTCAGCTCGGTGTTCCGCCGCACGCCGGAGCAGCCGGCGGCCAACGTGCGGATGGACTCGACCGCCAACGTCTTCATCGTGGCGCATTTCGAGCGCCCGAGCCGCCGCATCCCCGTGGCGCGGGTCGTGGCGGGTGAATCGGTGGCCGAACTGGCGTGGAAGGACAGCGCGCTGTTCCTCCCGATCCTCGTGACCTTGCCGCTGATCCTGGCACTCTCGGCGCTGGTGAGTTGGTTGCTGGCGGGCAGCGCCTTGCGGCCGGTGGACCGACTCATCTACGACCTCGAGGCCATCCAGGACGGCCGCTCGCTCCATCGGCGGTTGCACGTGGACGTCGAGGGCAACGAGATCGATCGCCTGGCAATGACGTTGAACGCGATGATGGCGCGCCTCGAGGGTTCGTTCGCCGCCCTCCGCCGCTTCACCGCCGACGCCAGCCACGAGCTCAAGACCCCGCTGACCGTGCTCCGGGCCGACATCGAGCGGGCGATGCAGTCCCCGCACGCCGCGGAGGACCAGTTGCCGGCGCTGGAGGAGGCCCTGGCCGAGACGCGCCGGATGGCGGACTTGGTCGATTCGCTGCTCACGCTCGCCCGGGCCGACGAGGGGCGCTACGACCTGCACCGCGAGCCGGTGGCCTTGGCCCCGCTCGTGGCCGATGTCGCCGAGACGGCCCAGATGCTCGGAGAAGCCAGCAACGTCAGCGTCGAGCTCGAGCGGGCGGATAACGTCACGGTGGAGGGCGACGTGGTGCGCCTGCGGCAACTCTTCCTGAACCTGGCCAGCAACGCCGTGAAGTACTCGGGGGCGCAGGGCAACGTCAGCATCGCGCTCGAGGACCGGGGTGACCACGTGGCGTACGTGGTGAAGGACAGCGGTATGGGCATCGCGGCCGCCGACCTGCCCTACATCTTTGACCGATTCTGGCGGGCCGACCGGGTGCGCTCGCGCACGGGGGAGCGCGGTGGGGTGGGCCTGGGGCTGGCTATCGCCCAGTGGATCGCCCACGCCCACGGGGGCTTCATCTCGGTGGGCTCTCGGTTGGGGCGCGGGAGCACCTTCACCGTGCAGTTGCCCCTGCGCCCGTCCGGGCGCCCCGGTCCCGGGCCAGCGAATCCTCACGGTCGGTTAAGCGAAACTTAA
- a CDS encoding TonB family protein, producing the protein MFNNLLETKAVKQRSIGASIFSTVFHVAVIAGSIIATANAGKVEEEEVVQKVDFVEVKKDEPPPPEPDRPPPPPDVVAAPPPPKGFQVLSAPVNIPDVIPEIDLSKAITNEDDFSGRGVAGGVASGVVGGTPIMQDQAYFDFQVEKPAASAPGSPGPRYPDILRSGGVEGEVLAQFEVDTTGRVNVASFRVLRSSHALFEQAVRSSLPQMRFLPAEIGGRKVKQLVQQPFVFNLAR; encoded by the coding sequence GTGTTCAACAACCTGCTCGAGACAAAGGCGGTCAAGCAGCGCTCCATCGGCGCCTCGATCTTCTCGACGGTCTTCCACGTGGCCGTCATCGCGGGGTCGATCATCGCCACGGCCAATGCCGGCAAGGTCGAGGAAGAGGAAGTCGTGCAGAAGGTGGACTTCGTCGAGGTGAAGAAGGACGAGCCGCCTCCGCCGGAGCCGGATCGTCCGCCCCCGCCGCCGGACGTCGTCGCGGCGCCGCCGCCGCCGAAGGGCTTCCAAGTGCTCTCGGCCCCGGTCAACATTCCGGACGTCATCCCCGAGATCGACCTGTCCAAGGCGATCACCAACGAAGATGACTTCTCCGGCCGCGGCGTGGCCGGTGGCGTCGCCTCGGGTGTCGTCGGGGGTACGCCCATTATGCAGGACCAGGCGTACTTCGACTTCCAAGTCGAGAAGCCGGCCGCCTCGGCGCCGGGTTCGCCGGGCCCGCGGTATCCCGACATCCTCCGCTCGGGCGGTGTCGAGGGCGAAGTCCTCGCCCAGTTCGAGGTGGACACCACGGGGCGCGTGAACGTCGCGTCGTTCCGCGTCCTCCGCTCGTCGCACGCGCTGTTCGAACAGGCCGTGCGCAGCTCGCTTCCGCAGATGCGCTTCCTGCCGGCGGAGATCGGCGGGCGGAAGGTGAAGCAGCTCGTCCAGCAGCCGTTCGTCTTCAATCTCGCTCGCTAG
- a CDS encoding MotA/TolQ/ExbB proton channel family protein, translating to MSIGYIWEHSPPFAKGIWLVLAVMSLWSLSTAFGKWWNLRKAQKETLKFAPEFSQFLEEDNLTEAINLAQTYKKSHVARVLGGALDEVKPLIMDGSVTVSDINSAERAVERNMLVEIVALKRGLAILATVGSTAPFVGLLGTVFGIINAFAAMGSSGSTGIAAITVGIAEALIATGFGLLVAIPAVWAFNYFQTKIDNLTAEMTYVSKEMIDYLIKGVSGEFGRSRFTREFNTAAQKGSSPISQ from the coding sequence ATGTCCATCGGCTACATCTGGGAGCACAGCCCGCCGTTCGCCAAGGGCATCTGGCTCGTGCTCGCGGTGATGTCCCTGTGGTCCCTCTCGACCGCGTTCGGCAAGTGGTGGAACCTGCGCAAGGCCCAGAAGGAGACGCTCAAGTTCGCGCCCGAGTTCTCGCAGTTCCTCGAGGAGGACAACCTCACCGAGGCCATCAACCTGGCGCAGACGTACAAGAAGTCGCACGTCGCCCGCGTCCTCGGCGGCGCGCTTGACGAAGTCAAGCCGCTCATTATGGACGGCTCGGTCACGGTCAGCGACATCAACTCGGCCGAGCGCGCGGTGGAGCGCAATATGCTCGTCGAGATCGTCGCGCTGAAGCGCGGCCTCGCCATCCTCGCGACGGTGGGTTCGACGGCGCCGTTCGTCGGCCTGCTCGGCACGGTGTTCGGCATCATCAACGCCTTCGCCGCGATGGGCAGCTCCGGCTCGACCGGCATCGCCGCCATCACGGTCGGCATCGCCGAGGCACTGATCGCCACGGGCTTCGGCCTCCTCGTCGCCATCCCGGCGGTGTGGGCGTTCAACTACTTCCAGACCAAGATCGACAATCTCACGGCCGAGATGACGTACGTCTCCAAGGAGATGATCGACTACCTCATCAAGGGCGTCTCGGGCGAGTTCGGCCGCAGCCGCTTCACCCGCGAGTTCAACACGGCCGCCCAGAAGGGGTCGTCCCCGATCTCGCAGTAA
- a CDS encoding biopolymer transporter ExbD produces MGMSVSTGSGVKAEPNVVPMIDVMLVLLIIFMVVTPAIAAGFTAEPPSGINLKSHPEADEDQVLGIDKYGNYFLNKQQIANESLAQQLEAIYSVRTIDQILYVKADKNLEYGRILEAIDIASKNGVRMVGAITDQVPGTESTVAGDEIKKP; encoded by the coding sequence ATGGGTATGTCCGTAAGCACGGGGAGCGGCGTCAAGGCAGAGCCGAACGTCGTCCCCATGATCGACGTGATGCTGGTGCTGCTCATCATCTTCATGGTCGTGACGCCGGCGATTGCCGCCGGCTTCACGGCCGAGCCCCCGAGCGGCATCAACCTGAAGTCCCATCCGGAAGCGGATGAGGACCAGGTGCTCGGCATCGACAAGTACGGCAACTATTTCCTGAACAAGCAGCAGATCGCGAACGAGTCCCTGGCCCAGCAGCTCGAGGCCATCTACTCGGTGCGCACGATCGACCAGATCCTGTACGTCAAGGCCGACAAGAATCTCGAGTACGGGCGCATCCTCGAAGCGATCGACATCGCCTCGAAGAACGGCGTCCGGATGGTCGGCGCCATCACTGATCAGGTCCCGGGCACGGAATCCACCGTGGCTGGCGACGAGATCAAGAAGCCCTAA
- a CDS encoding biopolymer transporter ExbD: MSVGGGSSNLNNEPNVVPMIDIMLVLLIIFMIMQPMMRKAVDLQLPDPTPAVVTANQASDQIVLEILADGSFAINREPLTLDRLGARLTEVYENRPDKIIFVKGDPTVKYQDVIHAMDIARGAGVKVIGIPPKDTK, encoded by the coding sequence ATGAGCGTCGGCGGGGGCAGTTCCAACCTGAATAACGAGCCCAATGTCGTGCCGATGATCGACATTATGCTCGTGCTGCTGATCATCTTCATGATTATGCAGCCGATGATGCGGAAGGCCGTGGACCTGCAGCTACCGGACCCCACCCCCGCGGTGGTGACGGCGAACCAGGCGAGCGACCAGATCGTGCTGGAGATCCTGGCGGACGGTAGCTTCGCGATCAATCGTGAGCCGCTCACGCTCGATCGCCTCGGCGCGCGCCTGACCGAGGTCTACGAGAATCGCCCGGACAAGATCATCTTCGTCAAGGGTGACCCGACCGTGAAGTACCAGGATGTCATCCACGCGATGGACATCGCGCGTGGAGCCGGGGTGAAGGTCATCGGCATCCCGCCAAAGGACACGAAGTAA
- a CDS encoding dicarboxylate/amino acid:cation symporter: MAESIGNYGKGMKLHTKILLALLVGATAGITANLTLGGDDGRVVWVNTYLAGPVGQVFLRMLFMIVMPLVFSSIALGVAGLGDLGKVGKVGGKAIGYFFTTTFLAATFGLLVVNWVKPGQGLPEEVKTELMATYAEDAAGKVEAQSTGGFGINTFVNIVTRNPVKSAADTDMLGIIFFGIIFGAALTQLRPERAQPMIKVLEALNDVVIVIVGMAMRLAPYGVVGLIFGVTSRFGFALLKPLGGYVFVVMFALLAHMFINLSLILRFVMGLSPRVYFSRIKGALVTAFSTSSSSATLPAALRASQEGLGVPKQIAGFVLPLGSTMCMNGTSIFEGITVIFLCQVFGVDLSLGGMVIVIIMSVITAIGAAGVPGGSIPLLVGILAMMGVPGEAIAIVLGVDRILDMTRTVVNVASDISSTTFVAKSEGLWTAADVPAEAPTAA, encoded by the coding sequence ATGGCTGAGTCGATCGGCAATTACGGCAAGGGAATGAAGCTGCACACCAAGATCCTCCTGGCGCTGCTGGTCGGCGCCACGGCGGGCATCACGGCCAACCTCACCCTCGGCGGCGACGACGGTCGCGTGGTCTGGGTGAACACCTACCTGGCCGGCCCGGTGGGGCAGGTATTCCTGCGGATGCTCTTCATGATCGTGATGCCGCTGGTCTTCTCGTCCATCGCGCTCGGCGTGGCGGGCCTCGGCGATCTCGGCAAGGTGGGCAAGGTCGGCGGCAAGGCCATCGGGTACTTCTTCACCACCACCTTCCTGGCCGCCACCTTCGGCCTGCTGGTCGTGAATTGGGTGAAGCCGGGGCAGGGACTGCCGGAGGAAGTGAAGACGGAGCTGATGGCCACCTACGCCGAGGACGCGGCGGGGAAGGTCGAGGCGCAGTCGACCGGCGGCTTCGGCATCAACACCTTCGTGAACATCGTCACGCGCAATCCGGTGAAGTCGGCCGCCGACACGGATATGCTCGGGATCATCTTCTTCGGCATCATCTTCGGTGCGGCGCTGACGCAGCTGCGCCCCGAACGTGCCCAGCCGATGATCAAGGTGCTGGAGGCGCTCAACGACGTCGTCATCGTCATCGTCGGGATGGCGATGCGGCTGGCCCCCTACGGCGTCGTGGGCCTGATCTTCGGGGTTACGAGCCGCTTCGGCTTTGCGCTGCTCAAGCCCCTGGGCGGCTACGTGTTCGTGGTGATGTTCGCCCTGCTGGCGCATATGTTCATCAACCTGTCGCTCATCCTGCGCTTCGTGATGGGCCTCAGCCCGCGCGTGTACTTCTCGCGCATCAAGGGCGCGCTGGTGACGGCGTTCTCCACCAGCTCCAGCTCAGCCACGCTGCCGGCCGCGCTGCGCGCCTCGCAGGAAGGCCTCGGGGTGCCGAAGCAGATCGCCGGCTTCGTCCTGCCGCTGGGCTCGACGATGTGTATGAACGGCACCAGCATCTTCGAAGGCATCACCGTCATCTTCCTCTGCCAGGTCTTCGGCGTGGACCTCTCGCTGGGCGGGATGGTGATCGTGATCATTATGTCGGTGATCACGGCCATCGGCGCCGCCGGCGTGCCGGGCGGCTCGATTCCGCTGCTGGTGGGCATCCTCGCGATGATGGGCGTCCCTGGCGAAGCCATCGCCATCGTGCTCGGCGTCGACCGCATCCTGGATATGACGCGCACCGTGGTGAACGTCGCGTCGGACATCTCGTCGACGACGTTCGTGGCCAAGAGCGAGGGGCTGTGGACCGCCGCCGACGTGCCGGCGGAGGCGCCGACGGCGGCTTAG
- a CDS encoding sodium:solute symporter yields MQDVATAFTALDWVVLVLYLVGTTALGVRLGRGQKDSRDYFVAGGAIPWWAVLFSVVATETSALTFISIPGLAYLGDLSFLQVATGYLLGRIVIAYTLLPRYVGGELVTAYALLERRFGLGTRRLASVTFMVTRAFGDSVRLFATSIPVALILAGVLPSQFAAPAAILVLGVATLIYTYHGGMRAVVWTDVVQMGVYLLGGAGALWLLGAGVEGGWSRILGDAVAAGKLKLVDFDLGFDRPHTVLAGLLGGGFLAMASHGADQIIVQRLLAAGSLRDARRALIGSGVVVIAQFALFLMIGIGLWSFYGGAAFPAPDRIFPAFIIAEMPPVMTGIVIAAILAAAMSTVSGSLNALAAATLHDLYVPLRGWPDGARSLRLSRLFTLAWAVVLVGGALLYRAEGTPVVVIALSIASFTYGGLLGGFFLAMLWPRAVQRDALLGMGVGIFTMGLVVFGKTGIAWPWFVLIGTSVTLAVGIASSFTHAAAPRAP; encoded by the coding sequence ATGCAAGACGTCGCCACTGCGTTCACCGCCCTCGATTGGGTGGTCCTCGTCCTCTACCTCGTGGGCACGACCGCCCTCGGCGTGCGCCTGGGGCGCGGTCAGAAGGACTCCCGCGACTACTTCGTGGCCGGCGGCGCCATCCCGTGGTGGGCCGTGCTCTTCTCGGTCGTCGCCACGGAGACCAGCGCCCTCACGTTCATCAGCATCCCGGGCCTCGCCTACCTCGGCGACCTCTCGTTCCTGCAGGTGGCGACGGGGTACCTGCTGGGCCGCATCGTCATCGCCTACACCCTGCTCCCGCGCTACGTGGGCGGCGAGCTGGTGACGGCCTACGCGCTGCTGGAGCGCCGCTTCGGTCTCGGCACGCGCCGGCTGGCCTCGGTGACCTTTATGGTGACGCGCGCCTTCGGAGACTCGGTGCGCCTCTTCGCGACGTCAATTCCCGTGGCGCTGATCTTGGCCGGCGTGTTGCCGAGCCAGTTCGCGGCGCCCGCCGCCATCCTCGTGCTCGGCGTGGCGACGCTGATCTACACCTACCACGGCGGGATGCGCGCGGTGGTGTGGACCGACGTCGTGCAGATGGGCGTGTATCTGCTGGGTGGCGCCGGCGCGCTCTGGCTGCTGGGCGCGGGCGTGGAGGGCGGCTGGTCCCGCATCCTCGGGGACGCGGTGGCGGCCGGCAAGCTCAAGCTCGTGGACTTCGACCTGGGCTTCGACCGGCCCCACACGGTGCTGGCCGGCCTGCTCGGCGGCGGCTTCCTGGCGATGGCCTCGCACGGCGCGGACCAGATCATCGTGCAGCGGCTGCTGGCCGCTGGTTCGCTGCGCGATGCGCGCCGCGCGCTGATCGGCAGTGGCGTGGTAGTCATCGCACAGTTCGCGCTGTTCCTGATGATCGGCATCGGCCTGTGGTCGTTCTACGGCGGCGCGGCCTTCCCCGCCCCGGACCGGATCTTCCCAGCCTTCATCATCGCCGAGATGCCGCCGGTGATGACGGGCATCGTGATCGCCGCCATCCTCGCGGCGGCGATGAGCACCGTCTCGGGCTCGCTGAATGCGTTGGCCGCGGCCACGCTGCACGATCTCTACGTGCCGCTGCGCGGATGGCCGGACGGCGCGCGGAGCCTGCGCCTCTCGCGGCTCTTCACCTTGGCGTGGGCCGTCGTGCTCGTGGGCGGCGCGCTGCTCTACCGCGCCGAGGGCACGCCGGTGGTGGTGATCGCGCTGTCCATCGCCAGCTTCACGTACGGCGGACTGCTCGGCGGGTTCTTTCTCGCGATGCTCTGGCCGCGCGCCGTGCAGCGGGATGCCCTGCTGGGGATGGGCGTAGGTATCTTTACGATGGGTCTCGTGGTGTTCGGCAAGACCGGCATCGCCTGGCCGTGGTTCGTGCTCATCGGCACCAGCGTCACGCTCGCCGTGGGCATCGCATCGTCCTTCACGCACGCGGCGGCGCCGCGCGCGCCCTGA